In the genome of Enterococcus hirae ATCC 9790, one region contains:
- the dapA gene encoding 4-hydroxy-tetrahydrodipicolinate synthase: MIKGSIVALITPMNALGEIDYQGLEKLIEFHLSEGTDGLLVLGTTGESSTLTPEEEEEILRFTVAKVNKRIPVIAGAGTNDTKKTIERVQRLAAIGADQLLVITPYYNKTSDAGLLAHFTAIADQSPRPIILYNVPSRTGMTIPIPVLEKLATHPQISGIKEASGDLAYVMAVGRLLTDSFVLYSGNDDAILPILSVGGSGVISVWANIQPRLVHELVATFEQGNLRRAQQIQLTALPLIHALFSETNPIPIKAAMEMMALPSGVLRLPLVPLSEDKRGVLQELLPMKGREQV, translated from the coding sequence ATGATTAAAGGTTCGATCGTTGCATTGATTACACCGATGAATGCGCTTGGCGAAATTGACTATCAAGGATTAGAGAAACTAATTGAGTTTCATCTTTCAGAAGGTACAGATGGCCTGTTAGTGTTAGGAACAACTGGGGAATCTTCGACGTTAACGCCAGAAGAAGAAGAGGAGATTCTACGTTTTACAGTAGCAAAAGTAAATAAAAGAATCCCAGTCATCGCAGGCGCAGGAACAAACGATACGAAAAAAACAATTGAAAGAGTCCAACGTTTAGCAGCGATTGGGGCGGATCAATTGTTAGTGATCACGCCTTATTATAATAAGACAAGTGATGCAGGTTTGTTGGCGCATTTTACTGCAATTGCTGACCAATCACCACGACCGATCATTTTATACAATGTACCATCTAGAACTGGAATGACGATCCCAATTCCAGTCCTGGAAAAATTAGCGACACATCCACAAATCAGCGGGATCAAAGAAGCATCAGGTGATCTTGCTTATGTGATGGCAGTTGGTCGTCTTTTGACAGACTCGTTTGTCCTTTATAGTGGCAACGATGATGCTATTTTGCCGATATTAAGTGTGGGTGGAAGTGGGGTTATCAGTGTTTGGGCCAATATCCAGCCTAGATTAGTCCATGAATTAGTCGCAACGTTTGAGCAAGGGAATCTTCGACGAGCGCAACAAATCCAATTAACTGCCTTACCATTGATCCATGCCTTGTTTAGTGAAACAAATCCGATCCCAATAAAAGCCGCAATGGAGATGATGGCTCTTCCTTCAGGTGTGTTACGGCTACCACTTGTTCCTCTGTCTGAGGACAAGCGAGGAGTATTACAGGAATTATTACCTATGAAAGGACGAGAACAGGTATGA
- the dapF gene encoding diaminopimelate epimerase, with amino-acid sequence MILHKYNGCGNDFILMDYEEGIDYHQLASKWCGQDRFDTDGLIVVREQPLTMLYFNKDGSQAPMCGNGIRCFARHVWDKAMVETSPFDVHTLAGVISIEILTEEPFYCTAQMGQPDYSTEKLAVNQTEPIVDQIVCIGQVDVQLTSLFMGTIHTVVFVEDAKAQQMKALGEQICHHPLFSEKTNVNFVQRVNEQELIVRTYERGVGWTLACGTGCCAAYVVARDHGYLASAKAMIHLEQGELMITGETQIQMTGPAVHEWSQKEMSYD; translated from the coding sequence ATGATCCTGCATAAATATAATGGTTGCGGCAATGATTTTATCTTAATGGACTATGAAGAAGGAATCGATTATCACCAATTAGCCAGCAAGTGGTGTGGACAGGATCGATTTGATACAGATGGGTTGATTGTCGTTCGAGAGCAACCTTTAACGATGCTTTATTTCAATAAAGATGGCAGTCAGGCGCCGATGTGTGGGAATGGGATTCGTTGTTTTGCTCGGCATGTATGGGATAAAGCTATGGTAGAAACTTCACCTTTCGACGTACACACATTAGCGGGTGTGATTTCCATTGAAATTTTGACAGAAGAACCTTTTTATTGTACCGCTCAGATGGGACAACCCGATTATTCGACAGAAAAGTTAGCGGTCAATCAAACAGAACCCATCGTGGATCAAATAGTATGTATTGGACAAGTGGATGTCCAGCTAACTAGTTTGTTTATGGGCACGATCCATACCGTTGTTTTTGTAGAGGATGCAAAAGCGCAACAAATGAAAGCGTTAGGGGAACAGATTTGTCACCATCCATTATTCTCAGAAAAAACCAATGTTAATTTTGTCCAACGAGTCAATGAACAGGAACTGATCGTACGCACGTATGAACGTGGTGTTGGTTGGACATTGGCTTGTGGTACTGGCTGTTGTGCGGCTTATGTTGTAGCTAGAGATCATGGATACTTAGCAAGTGCTAAGGCCATGATTCACTTAGAGCAAGGAGAGTTAATGATTACTGGGGAGACACAAATACAAATGACGGGACCAGCTGTTCATGAATGGTCACAAAAGGAGATGTCGTATGATTAA
- the lysA gene encoding diaminopimelate decarboxylase — MSELMIGEIPVSQLVKQYQTPLYVYDEKQMVENIKAFKQGFQSDHFKTKILYASKAFQTVAMLKLIQSQGLGLDVVSGGEIYTAVCADFPMEEVYFHGNNKTPAEIRYAIENGLVHFVADNLMEVELLVALSQEYQKELQVMIRLNVGIEAHTHEYVVTAHIDSKFGLLYESEECQKAIQFIQGSEFLQLEGFHAHIGSQIFELSAWIAEIHKLVGYLKDFDEVLSLNLGGGFGIRYTESDQPLPIEESVRELVRFTEEALKKQGLVINELLIEPGRSIVGEAGTTLYTVGFIKQTPNKKYYFVDGGMTDNIRPALYQASYQCDLATKLREKKTEKVTIAGKMCESGDVVIQEALLPIAEPGDILAVYATGAYGYSMSSNYNRALTPAVVFVNGETARLVVRRQEYEDLLRGEVQ, encoded by the coding sequence ATGTCAGAATTAATGATCGGTGAAATTCCTGTTAGTCAATTAGTAAAACAATATCAAACACCCCTTTATGTTTACGATGAGAAGCAAATGGTGGAGAACATCAAGGCATTTAAACAAGGATTTCAATCAGATCATTTTAAGACAAAGATTTTATATGCATCAAAAGCATTTCAGACCGTCGCCATGTTAAAACTGATTCAATCACAAGGATTAGGTTTAGATGTAGTTAGTGGTGGTGAGATTTATACAGCTGTGTGTGCTGACTTTCCAATGGAAGAGGTCTATTTTCATGGAAACAATAAAACACCTGCGGAAATCCGTTATGCTATTGAAAATGGACTTGTTCATTTTGTAGCGGATAATCTCATGGAAGTTGAATTGTTAGTCGCACTTAGCCAAGAATATCAAAAAGAACTCCAGGTAATGATCCGGTTGAATGTAGGGATCGAAGCACATACGCATGAATATGTCGTTACCGCTCATATTGATTCAAAATTTGGTCTACTCTATGAAAGTGAAGAGTGTCAAAAAGCGATCCAATTTATTCAGGGTAGTGAATTTTTACAGTTAGAAGGCTTTCATGCACATATTGGTTCGCAGATTTTTGAATTATCGGCCTGGATAGCAGAAATCCATAAACTGGTTGGTTATCTTAAAGATTTTGATGAAGTACTTTCGCTAAATCTTGGGGGAGGGTTCGGTATTCGTTATACCGAAAGTGATCAGCCATTACCCATTGAAGAATCTGTTCGAGAATTAGTACGTTTTACGGAAGAAGCTTTAAAAAAACAAGGATTAGTAATCAATGAATTGTTGATCGAACCCGGAAGAAGTATCGTTGGGGAAGCAGGAACGACGCTTTATACGGTAGGATTTATTAAGCAAACGCCAAATAAAAAATATTATTTTGTCGATGGGGGAATGACCGATAATATCCGTCCAGCACTCTATCAAGCGAGCTATCAATGTGATCTGGCAACCAAATTAAGGGAAAAGAAAACCGAAAAAGTCACGATCGCTGGGAAAATGTGTGAGTCAGGTGATGTGGTTATTCAAGAAGCTCTTTTGCCTATCGCTGAACCCGGAGATATATTAGCGGTATATGCCACAGGCGCTTATGGTTATTCAATGAGTAGCAACTATAACCGAGCTTTGACGCCTGCTGTGGTATTCGTCAACGGTGAAACTGCTCGATTAGTGGTACGTAGGCAAGAATATGAGGATTTATTGCGAGGTGAAGTTCAATGA
- the trhA gene encoding PAQR family membrane homeostasis protein TrhA has product MEVEFSRKYQIVNEVLNAVTHGIAAFLSLICFDLLMEQAHSTLDYVAFIIYGSSLFLLFFSSTLFHSLIFTKAKKVFQIFDHCSIYLLIAGTYTPFCLLIVQGLSGVLLLSVIWATAVIGIIYKCLTLAKASQVSKVSTIIYNVMGWGIVIVLPKLYQNINLTGLLLLVAGGLAYSIGSIFYSMKSKRFTHVIWHLFVMLGASLMFLAVYFGYVV; this is encoded by the coding sequence ATGGAAGTAGAATTTAGTCGGAAGTATCAAATAGTGAATGAAGTGTTGAATGCCGTCACCCATGGGATTGCAGCGTTTTTAAGTCTCATTTGTTTTGACTTGCTGATGGAACAAGCTCATTCAACCCTCGATTATGTTGCGTTTATCATTTATGGCAGTTCGCTGTTTTTGCTTTTTTTCAGTTCTACGTTGTTCCATAGCTTGATTTTTACAAAAGCAAAAAAAGTGTTTCAAATATTCGATCATTGTTCGATCTATTTACTGATTGCCGGGACCTATACGCCTTTTTGCCTGTTAATCGTTCAGGGACTTTCTGGTGTACTATTACTTAGTGTAATCTGGGCAACAGCAGTTATCGGGATCATTTACAAGTGTTTGACTTTAGCGAAAGCCAGTCAGGTTTCTAAAGTATCAACGATTATTTATAATGTGATGGGCTGGGGAATCGTGATTGTTTTACCAAAACTTTATCAAAACATCAATTTGACCGGTTTACTTTTATTGGTCGCTGGTGGGTTAGCTTACTCGATCGGCTCAATTTTTTATAGCATGAAAAGTAAGAGATTCACACATGTTATTTGGCACTTATTTGTGATGTTAGGTGCATCATTGATGTTTTTAGCCGTTTACTTTGGGTATGTGGTTTAA